In Macadamia integrifolia cultivar HAES 741 chromosome 12, SCU_Mint_v3, whole genome shotgun sequence, the following are encoded in one genomic region:
- the LOC122057399 gene encoding tRNA pseudouridine synthase A 1-like isoform X2 gives MGFTVVALHPPLNAFLTSSNDNPNRDGGTEHQSQEARFALPGYKWRMTIAYDGTKFSGWQYQQSSPTVQCLVERALTQITKLERKELGLVGASRTDTGVHAWGQVAHFVTPFNYNSLESIHAALNGLLPFDIRVREISPALPDFHARFSAKSKVYHYKIYNDTIMDPFQRFYAYHSTYRLNTIVMREAAKYFIGKHDFSAFANASRNDRLPDPMKQIFRFDVVEKGALLQLEVEGSGFLYRQVRNMVKASSSEHGKTESLLFFPYRSLCCFKLERRQFLLILSRKSW, from the exons ATGGGCTTCACTGTCGTCGCCCTTCATCCACCTCTGAATGCATTTCTCACCTCAAGTAACGATAAcccg AATCGGGACGGCGGTACAGAGCACCAAAGCCAGGAAGCCCGCTTCGCTCTTCCAGGTTATAAGTGGCGTATGACTATAGCATATGATGGCACAAAATTCTCAG GCTGGCAATATCAGCAGTCATCACCAACTGTACAGTGCCTTGTGGAAAGAGCTCTAACTCAGATAACAAAGCTAGAAAGGAAGGAGCTAGGATTGGTTGGTGCAAGTAGGACAGACACTGGAGTTCATGCCTGGGGTCAG GTGGCACACTTTGTAACTCCTTTCAACTATAACAGTTTGGAGAGCATTCATGCAGCGCTTAATGGTCTTCTTCCTTTTGATATCCGAGTTAGAGAGATTAGTCCAGCACTACCTGATTTCCATGCTCGATTTTCGGCGAAGAGTAAGGTCTATCACTATAAGATATATAATGACACCATTATGGACCCATTCCAGAGATTCTATGCATATCATAGTACTTATAGACTGAACACCATTGTCATGAGGGAGGCTGCGAAGTATTTCATTGGAAAGCATGACTTCTCTGCTTTCGCTAATGCATCGCGCAATGATCGATTGCCAGATCCTATGAAGCAAATTTTCCGTTTTGATGTTGTTGAAAAG GGAGCTCTTTTGCAACTCGAGGTTGAAGGCTCTGGTTTCTTATATAGACAAGTGCGGAACATG GTCAAAGCTTCAAGTTCAGAACATGGAAAAACTGAAagccttctttttttcccctatagGTCGCTTTGCTGCTTCAAATTGGAAAGGAGGCAGTTCCTCCTGATATTGTCCCGAAAATCTTGGTAA
- the LOC122056938 gene encoding uncharacterized protein LOC122056938 produces MKQGRGPKSQFSLIDIGSCWKNSGAPCDGDVLTDVTRYSEMSSTLKHQLGADPQVWSIVHHSISPQRTKRFTGMTLQTSHMQLITTIALLRMLFTWSSLSVSVILTAILRHKNWYKYFLTQYGQHMGIQPNPGKGSGTPPARRIWTSMDVGTEIYVSDKDETAECVLSDFNVLLASAAS; encoded by the exons ATGAAGCAAGGGAGAGGCCCAAAGAGCCAATTCTCCCTCATAGACATTGGCAGCTGCTGGAAGAATAGTGGTGCTCCCTGTGATGGAGATGTGCTCACAGATGTTACCAGATACAGTGAAATGTCATCAACCCTAAAACACCAGCTTGGTGCAGACCCACAAGTTTGGTCAATTGTCCACCATTCCATATCACCTCAGAGGACAAAAAGATTTACAGGAATGACACTGCAAACTTCCCATATGCAGCTTATCACTACTATTGCGCTCCTGAGAATGCTCTTCACTTGGAGCAGCTTGTCAGTCTCTGTGATCCTTACAGCAATCCTTAGGCACAAGAACTGGTACAAATACTTCCTCACCCAATATGGGCAGCATATGGGTATCCAACCAAACCCAGGGAAGG GATCAGGTACCCCTCCTGCTAGAAGAATATGGACTTCAATGGATGTGGGAACAGAAATATATGTGAGTGACAAAGATGAGACGGCTGAGTGTGTTCTCAGCGACTTCAATGTTCTCCTTGCATCTGCAGCATCATAA
- the LOC122057399 gene encoding tRNA pseudouridine synthase A 1-like isoform X1 produces the protein MGFTVVALHPPLNAFLTSSNDNPNRDGGTEHQSQEARFALPGYKWRMTIAYDGTKFSGWQYQQSSPTVQCLVERALTQITKLERKELGLVGASRTDTGVHAWGQVAHFVTPFNYNSLESIHAALNGLLPFDIRVREISPALPDFHARFSAKSKVYHYKIYNDTIMDPFQRFYAYHSTYRLNTIVMREAAKYFIGKHDFSAFANASRNDRLPDPMKQIFRFDVVEKGALLQLEVEGSGFLYRQVRNMVALLLQIGKEAVPPDIVPKILVTRDRKELANYTFSAPPQGLCLISVKYNEEVLQPPPGCPVTSFGRNHCASKCKLPFF, from the exons ATGGGCTTCACTGTCGTCGCCCTTCATCCACCTCTGAATGCATTTCTCACCTCAAGTAACGATAAcccg AATCGGGACGGCGGTACAGAGCACCAAAGCCAGGAAGCCCGCTTCGCTCTTCCAGGTTATAAGTGGCGTATGACTATAGCATATGATGGCACAAAATTCTCAG GCTGGCAATATCAGCAGTCATCACCAACTGTACAGTGCCTTGTGGAAAGAGCTCTAACTCAGATAACAAAGCTAGAAAGGAAGGAGCTAGGATTGGTTGGTGCAAGTAGGACAGACACTGGAGTTCATGCCTGGGGTCAG GTGGCACACTTTGTAACTCCTTTCAACTATAACAGTTTGGAGAGCATTCATGCAGCGCTTAATGGTCTTCTTCCTTTTGATATCCGAGTTAGAGAGATTAGTCCAGCACTACCTGATTTCCATGCTCGATTTTCGGCGAAGAGTAAGGTCTATCACTATAAGATATATAATGACACCATTATGGACCCATTCCAGAGATTCTATGCATATCATAGTACTTATAGACTGAACACCATTGTCATGAGGGAGGCTGCGAAGTATTTCATTGGAAAGCATGACTTCTCTGCTTTCGCTAATGCATCGCGCAATGATCGATTGCCAGATCCTATGAAGCAAATTTTCCGTTTTGATGTTGTTGAAAAG GGAGCTCTTTTGCAACTCGAGGTTGAAGGCTCTGGTTTCTTATATAGACAAGTGCGGAACATG GTCGCTTTGCTGCTTCAAATTGGAAAGGAGGCAGTTCCTCCTGATATTGTCCCGAAAATCTTGGTAACTAGAGATCGGAAAGAACTTGCAAATTATACCTTTTCTGCCCCTCCACAGGGACTCTGCCTTATATCTGTCAAGTATAATGAAGAGGTCCTACAGCCTCCCCCTGGTTGCCCTGTGACCAGCTTTGGCAGGAATCATTGTGCAAGTAAATGCAAACTTCCATTCTTTTGA
- the LOC122057611 gene encoding heat shock factor protein HSF24-like — protein MAQRCVPAPFLTKTYQLVEDSGTDHVISWNDTGTTFIVWKPADFAKDLLPKYFKHNNFSSFVRQLNTYGFRKIVPERWEFVNEFFKRGEKELLCEINRRKPVPTPIHVGKSNANGNSGGGISSQTNSGEDMGSTSTLPPGSRNQASDENEKLRKDNQKLSAELAQTKQQCEELMTFLSRYLKVGPEQINRIMSQGNLGPSGDPSVEIFHDGDNNDDDENVGGEEEGEEVKLFGVCLRTKGEGGINKRHRGPEAWAVDVGGPPPMKEMKVARDFEVPWMKISSSPAEISKVCN, from the exons ATGGCGCAGAGATGCGTGCCGGCACCGTTCCTGACGAAGACGTATCAGTTGGTGGAGGATTCCGGCACCGACCACGTCATCTCATGGAACGACACCGGCACTACCTTCATCGTCTGGAAGCCTGCTGATTTCGCTAAGGATTTGCTCCCTAAGTATTTCAAGCACAACAACTTCTCCAGCTTCGTTCGTCAACTAAACACTTAC GGGTTCAGAAAGATAGTGCCTGAGAGATGGGAATTCGTGAATGAGTTTttcaagagaggagagaaagagctCCTTTGCGAAATCAACCGTCGAAAGCCGGTCCCCACACCGATCCACGTTGGAAAGTCCAATGCCAATGGCAATAGTGGAGGAGGAATCTCGTCCCAGACAAATTCAGGTGAGGACATGGGGTCCACGTCGACCTTACCTCCTGGGTCAAGGAACCAGGCATCAGACGAGAACGAGAAGCTGAGGAAAGACAACCAGAAGCTGAGCGCTGAGCTTGCCCAGACGAAGCAACAATGCGAGGAGTTGATGACTTTCCTATCACGCTACCTCAAGGTAGGACCCGAGCAGATCAACCGCATCATGTCGCAAGGGAACCTTGGGCCCAGCGGTGATCCATCGGTCGAGATCTTCCATGATGGTgacaataatgatgatgatgaaaatgtaggaggagaagaagaaggagaggaggtgAAACTGTTTGGTGTGTGTTTGAGGACAAAAGGTGAAGGAGGGATCAATAAGAGGCACCGTGGTCCAGAAGCGTGGGCCGTGGATGTGGGTGGGCCACCACCTATGAAGGAGATGAAGGTGGCAAGGGATTTTGAGGTGCCTTGGATGAAGATTTCTTCTTCACCAGCCGAGATCAGCAAGGTCTGCAACTGA
- the LOC122057461 gene encoding tRNA pseudouridine synthase A 1-like, with protein sequence YSCISGWQYQQSSPTVQCLVERALTQITKLERKELGLVGASRTDTGVHAWGQVAHFVTPFNYNSLESIHAALNGLLPFDIRVREISPALPDFHARFSAKSKVYHYKIYNDTIMDPFQRFYAYHSTYRLNTIVMREAAKYFIGKHDFSAFANASRNDRLPDPVKQIFRFDVVEKGALLQLEVEGSGFLYRQVRNMVALLLQIGKEAVPPDIVPKILVTRDRKELANYTFSAPPQGLCLISVKYNEEVLQPPPGCPVTSFGRNHCASKCKLPFF encoded by the exons TATTCTTGTATTTCAGGCTGGCAATATCAGCAGTCATCACCAACTGTACAGTGCCTTGTGGAAAGAGCTCTAACTCAGATAACAAAGCTAGAAAGGAAGGAGCTAGGATTGGTTGGTGCAAGTAGGACAGACACTGGAGTTCATGCCTGGGGTCAG GTGGCACACTTTGTAACTCCTTTCAACTATAACAGTTTGGAGAGCATTCATGCAGCGCTTAATGGTCTTCTTCCTTTTGATATCCGAGTTAGAGAGATTAGTCCAGCACTACCTGATTTCCATGCTCGATTTTCGGCGAAGAGTAAGGTCTATCACTATAAGATATATAATGACACCATTATGGACCCATTCCAGAGATTCTATGCATATCATAGTACTTATAGACTGAACACCATTGTCATGAGGGAGGCTGCGAAGTATTTCATTGGAAAGCATGACTTCTCTGCTTTCGCTAATGCATCGCGCAATGATCGATTGCCAGATCCTGTGAAGCAAATTTTCCGTTTTGATGTTGTTGAAAAG GGAGCTCTTTTGCAACTTGAGGTTGAAGGCTCTGGTTTCTTATATAGACAAGTGCGGAACATG GTTGCTTTGCTGCTTCAAATTGGAAAGGAGGCAGTTCCTCCTGATATTGTCCCGAAAATTTTGGTTACTAGAGATCGGAAAGAACTTGCAAATTATACCTTTTCTGCCCCTCCACAGGGACTCTGCCTTATATCTGTCAAGTATAATGAAGAGGTCCTACAGCCTCCCCCTGGTTGCCCTGTGACCAGCTTTGGCAGGAATCATTGTGCAAGTAAATGCAAACTTCCATTCTTTTGA